In Coriobacteriia bacterium, one genomic interval encodes:
- the serA gene encoding phosphoglycerate dehydrogenase: MKVLVAEQIAASGIELLKEKFEVDVKTDLTPEELVAEIGAYDALIVRSATRATREVVEAGKNLKIIGRAGVGVDNVDVDAATERGVIVCNAPTSNIISAAEQTLALMLAVARKTPQANASMHQGKWERSKFTGAELYEKTLAVVGLGRIGSLVAERARGFGMKLVGYDPYTSEERAAKMGVTLFDSVDEMLPLADFITVHLPKTKDTIGMFGAEQFAKMKDGVRVVNTARGGIYQIPALADAIRSGKVAGAGIDVFEVEPCTDSPLIEFDNVVLTPHLGASTAEAQDRAGEQIAEFVALGLEGRMVPTAVNVAPVSQEVMEKVGPYIDLAQDLGTVLAQLARGGVEELDVLTIGALADDDTRIVRTAAIKGLLTRASDEGVNFVNAEYLAEQRGIAITETKRAETHDYVSMLVLRSATPHGPVEIGAALIGKGDEPRVVSLYGYDLDMSLSKHMAFFVYPDRPGMIGKVGTILGDAGINIAAMQVGRKEAGGQALMALNVDATLSVELLEEITAKAGMNDAWYVEI, translated from the coding sequence ATGAAGGTACTGGTTGCCGAGCAGATCGCCGCAAGCGGCATCGAGCTCCTCAAGGAAAAGTTCGAGGTCGACGTCAAAACCGATCTGACGCCCGAAGAACTCGTCGCCGAGATCGGCGCCTACGATGCGCTCATCGTGCGTTCGGCCACGCGTGCAACGCGCGAGGTCGTTGAAGCGGGCAAGAACCTCAAGATCATCGGCCGGGCGGGCGTGGGCGTGGACAACGTCGATGTCGATGCTGCCACCGAGCGCGGCGTCATCGTGTGCAACGCGCCGACGTCTAACATCATCTCGGCCGCCGAGCAGACGCTCGCGCTCATGCTCGCGGTCGCACGCAAGACGCCGCAGGCCAACGCGAGCATGCACCAGGGCAAGTGGGAGCGCTCCAAGTTCACTGGCGCCGAGCTCTACGAGAAGACTCTGGCCGTGGTCGGTCTCGGCCGCATTGGCTCGCTGGTCGCCGAGCGCGCCCGCGGCTTCGGGATGAAGCTCGTCGGCTACGACCCGTATACCTCCGAGGAGCGCGCCGCCAAGATGGGCGTCACCCTCTTCGACTCCGTCGACGAGATGTTGCCGCTGGCCGACTTCATCACAGTTCACCTGCCCAAGACCAAGGACACCATCGGCATGTTCGGCGCCGAGCAGTTCGCGAAGATGAAGGACGGCGTGCGCGTGGTCAACACGGCGCGCGGCGGCATCTACCAGATTCCGGCGCTTGCCGACGCCATTCGCAGCGGTAAGGTGGCCGGAGCCGGTATCGACGTCTTCGAGGTCGAGCCGTGCACTGACTCGCCGCTCATCGAGTTCGACAACGTAGTGCTCACGCCGCACTTGGGTGCCAGCACCGCCGAGGCGCAGGACCGCGCCGGCGAGCAGATCGCCGAGTTCGTCGCGCTGGGCCTTGAAGGCCGGATGGTCCCCACGGCGGTCAACGTAGCACCGGTGTCGCAGGAGGTCATGGAGAAGGTCGGCCCCTACATCGACCTGGCGCAGGACCTCGGTACCGTGCTCGCGCAGCTCGCGCGCGGCGGCGTAGAAGAGCTCGACGTGCTCACCATCGGTGCGCTGGCCGACGACGACACGCGTATCGTGCGCACGGCTGCGATCAAGGGCCTGCTCACCCGCGCGAGCGACGAGGGCGTCAACTTCGTCAACGCGGAGTACCTCGCCGAGCAGCGCGGCATCGCCATCACCGAGACCAAGCGCGCCGAGACGCACGACTACGTCTCGATGCTGGTCCTGCGCTCGGCCACACCGCACGGCCCCGTTGAGATCGGCGCCGCGCTCATCGGCAAAGGTGACGAGCCGCGGGTCGTGTCGCTGTACGGATACGACCTGGACATGTCGCTCTCCAAGCACATGGCGTTCTTCGTCTACCCCGACCGCCCGGGCATGATCGGCAAGGTCGGCACGATCCTTGGCGACGCGGGCATCAACATCGCGGCCATGCAGGTCGGCCGCAAGGAAGCTGGCGGGCAGGCGCTCATGGCGCTCAACGTCGACGCAACGCTCTCGGTCGAGCTGCTCGAGGAGATCACCGCCAAGGCGGGCATGAACGACGCTTGGTACGTCGAGATCTAG
- a CDS encoding 2-isopropylmalate synthase codes for MSEKVRIFDTTLRDGEQSPGASMNTEEKLEIARQLVRLGVDVIEAGFPVSSPGDFESVQRIGTEVGDAAIVCGLTRAVTKDIDVAAAALATAKRPRIHTGIGVSESHLQDKLRISGEEAIERAVAAVKYARNLVDDVEFYAEDAGRAVPEFLYRMIEAVVAAGATTVNIPDTTGYTLPAEFGRLIAGLGDHVAGIENVIISVHCHNDLGMATANALAGVAAGARQVECTINGLGERAGNTAMEEVVMAIRQRGDLIGGVHTDINTRELIRTSRLVSSITGILVQPNKSIVGANAFAHSSGIHQDGVLKERSTYEIIDPADVGAGGSAIVLTARSGRHALKHRLEELGYTLPDDEFERVHTAFLALADKKKEVFDEDLEALVGESERTVNEVYHLEQIHFTSGEPGIPTATVELIRAADGEHLIDSSHGTGPVDAVYKAINRIVDVPNELSEFSVQAVTRGIDALGEVTIRVTSPDGRVFTGRGAHSDIIVASAKAYTNALNRLLLATVRSVEEEL; via the coding sequence ATGAGCGAGAAAGTACGCATCTTCGATACGACCCTGCGCGACGGCGAGCAGTCGCCGGGCGCGTCCATGAACACCGAAGAGAAGCTCGAGATCGCGCGCCAGCTGGTGCGCCTCGGCGTCGACGTGATCGAGGCCGGCTTCCCGGTCTCGAGTCCCGGCGACTTCGAGAGCGTTCAGCGTATCGGCACCGAGGTCGGTGACGCAGCAATCGTGTGTGGACTCACGCGCGCGGTCACCAAAGACATCGACGTTGCTGCCGCCGCGCTGGCTACTGCCAAGCGCCCGCGCATCCACACCGGCATCGGCGTGAGCGAGAGCCACCTGCAGGACAAGCTGCGCATCTCGGGCGAGGAAGCCATCGAGCGCGCGGTAGCCGCGGTCAAGTATGCGCGGAACCTCGTCGACGACGTCGAGTTCTACGCCGAGGACGCTGGCCGAGCCGTACCGGAGTTCCTCTACCGCATGATCGAGGCCGTTGTCGCCGCAGGTGCGACCACCGTCAACATCCCCGACACCACCGGCTATACGCTGCCTGCCGAGTTTGGGCGACTGATCGCAGGTTTGGGCGACCACGTGGCTGGCATCGAGAACGTCATCATCTCCGTGCACTGCCACAACGACCTGGGCATGGCGACCGCCAACGCGCTGGCCGGAGTCGCCGCCGGTGCGCGGCAGGTCGAGTGCACGATCAACGGCTTGGGCGAGCGCGCCGGCAACACCGCGATGGAGGAGGTCGTCATGGCCATCCGCCAGCGCGGCGACCTGATCGGCGGCGTGCACACGGATATCAACACGCGCGAGCTGATTCGTACGTCTCGGCTGGTGTCGAGCATCACCGGAATCTTGGTGCAGCCCAACAAGTCGATCGTCGGCGCCAACGCGTTCGCTCACAGCAGCGGCATCCATCAGGACGGCGTGCTCAAGGAGCGCTCCACCTACGAGATCATCGACCCGGCCGACGTCGGCGCGGGTGGCTCGGCGATCGTGCTGACCGCGCGCAGCGGGCGTCACGCTCTCAAGCACCGGCTCGAGGAGCTGGGCTACACGCTGCCCGACGATGAGTTCGAGCGCGTACACACCGCCTTCCTGGCTCTGGCCGACAAGAAGAAGGAAGTGTTCGACGAGGACCTCGAGGCGCTGGTGGGGGAGAGCGAGCGCACCGTCAACGAGGTCTACCACCTCGAGCAGATCCACTTCACGAGCGGCGAGCCCGGCATTCCGACGGCGACGGTCGAGTTGATTCGAGCTGCAGACGGCGAGCACCTCATCGACTCGAGCCACGGCACTGGCCCGGTCGACGCGGTGTACAAGGCGATCAATCGCATCGTCGACGTCCCCAACGAACTGTCCGAGTTCAGCGTGCAGGCCGTCACCCGCGGCATCGACGCCTTGGGCGAGGTTACGATCCGCGTCACGAGCCCTGACGGCCGGGTATTCACGGGCCGCGGAGCGCATTCAGATATCATCGTCGCATCCGCCAAGGCGTACACCAACGCGCTGAACCGCCTGCTGTTGGCCACCGTCCGCTCGGTTGAAGAGGAGCTCTGA
- a CDS encoding O-antigen ligase family protein, translating to MTRPSSKRVATAGPIPATHDLAYRAGRGLFIAAIVLTPLVLGLLPAQFGAVAAYRAFDPVDLPKIAALLVLVGASFAAWCVSVVRGAAQPFWHRALWGIFGLIAWASVSTVFSASRALSVWGVYDSNEGLVAMFAFGVVAFLCVQYARSMRDLQVLLAAVVSAGVLVALYAAAQFFGVDPLQWAGELGRAFSTFGNADVLGTYLVFPFGCALALALSAADRRGRVLAWIAAAVIAFALYATGTRGAWLGALATIGCVAVLSWSGWAAMRPARRAALVAGVVALLGVVVTAVVFTRPRSATSSPNMAVLLSDLSNGRTAIWSTAWRAFAARPITGWGPDAFERAFQFAVRADWFSVTQGIEVPHNAHSLLVQTLVTLGLPGLLILVGTLGYVWVSGYRSIPTKSGPARGVQLGLWATFVGAVVALSVAVTLGAVTVWLWLVLGLLVASSATAASVRVPKPVVAAGVVLGVGVAIWSSTWLVADVQVGYGMNLAPGPEQIATLAAASRLNPLVINYRWIAAESYVSSALAAQKAGATPSQVDSMIAQSFPAYEDALAADTTNALVRTAYANVLVGYAARHPETNAAQRAVAVAGEAVALAPYNPATLAALARAYRVSGQLAKAEETARLARSIAPEYSSQTLGTLGQGAQPTP from the coding sequence GTGACCCGCCCGAGCAGCAAACGTGTGGCAACCGCGGGGCCGATTCCGGCCACCCACGACCTCGCGTACCGAGCGGGCAGGGGTCTGTTCATCGCTGCGATTGTCCTGACGCCGCTCGTCTTAGGCCTTCTGCCCGCCCAGTTTGGCGCTGTCGCCGCATACCGCGCGTTCGACCCCGTCGACCTGCCCAAGATTGCCGCGTTGCTCGTCTTGGTGGGGGCGTCCTTCGCGGCGTGGTGCGTAAGCGTGGTCCGAGGAGCCGCTCAGCCGTTCTGGCATCGCGCATTGTGGGGAATCTTCGGGCTTATTGCGTGGGCGAGCGTCTCAACCGTGTTCTCCGCGAGTCGCGCGCTTTCGGTATGGGGCGTCTACGATAGCAACGAAGGCCTCGTGGCCATGTTCGCTTTCGGCGTCGTCGCATTCCTGTGCGTCCAGTACGCGCGATCGATGCGTGACCTGCAAGTTCTGCTGGCCGCCGTTGTGTCGGCCGGGGTGCTGGTTGCCCTGTACGCCGCCGCGCAGTTCTTTGGGGTCGACCCGCTGCAATGGGCGGGCGAACTCGGGCGCGCCTTTTCTACGTTCGGCAACGCAGACGTGCTCGGCACCTACCTCGTGTTTCCGTTCGGGTGCGCGCTTGCACTCGCGCTCAGCGCGGCCGACCGCCGAGGTCGGGTCTTGGCGTGGATCGCGGCTGCCGTCATCGCGTTTGCGCTCTACGCGACTGGTACTCGCGGCGCGTGGCTCGGCGCTCTTGCGACAATCGGCTGCGTTGCGGTGCTCTCGTGGAGCGGTTGGGCCGCGATGCGGCCCGCGCGTCGTGCCGCTCTGGTCGCGGGCGTCGTTGCGCTGCTGGGCGTCGTCGTCACGGCCGTGGTGTTCACTCGTCCGCGGTCGGCGACGAGTTCCCCCAACATGGCGGTGCTGCTATCCGACCTGAGCAACGGTCGAACCGCAATTTGGTCCACGGCCTGGCGTGCTTTCGCTGCTCGCCCGATCACGGGCTGGGGACCCGATGCTTTCGAGCGGGCGTTTCAGTTCGCGGTGCGTGCCGACTGGTTCTCGGTGACGCAGGGCATCGAGGTCCCGCACAACGCCCATAGTCTCCTCGTTCAGACGCTCGTTACGCTCGGCCTGCCGGGCCTGCTCATCCTCGTCGGCACGCTTGGCTATGTTTGGGTGAGCGGCTACCGCTCGATTCCTACCAAGTCCGGACCGGCGCGCGGCGTTCAACTTGGCCTATGGGCAACCTTCGTTGGGGCCGTCGTGGCGCTCTCTGTAGCCGTGACGCTTGGTGCGGTCACGGTCTGGCTGTGGCTTGTTTTGGGTCTGCTCGTCGCGTCGTCGGCCACTGCAGCATCTGTGCGAGTACCCAAGCCCGTGGTCGCCGCCGGTGTTGTGCTTGGCGTTGGCGTCGCGATTTGGAGCTCCACGTGGCTCGTCGCTGACGTGCAGGTCGGCTACGGGATGAACCTTGCTCCTGGTCCCGAGCAGATCGCCACGCTTGCAGCGGCGTCGCGACTGAACCCGCTCGTGATCAACTACCGCTGGATCGCTGCCGAGTCGTACGTGTCGTCCGCACTCGCCGCGCAGAAGGCGGGTGCGACACCTTCGCAGGTCGACTCCATGATCGCCCAGTCATTCCCCGCGTATGAGGATGCTCTCGCGGCCGATACCACGAACGCCCTCGTGCGTACGGCATACGCCAATGTGCTCGTCGGCTATGCCGCCCGGCACCCAGAGACCAACGCTGCACAGCGTGCAGTCGCCGTCGCAGGGGAGGCGGTGGCGCTCGCACCCTACAACCCTGCAACGCTTGCGGCCCTCGCGCGAGCGTATCGAGTATCCGGGCAGCTCGCCAAGGCCGAGGAAACTGCCCGACTTGCCCGTTCCATCGCCCCCGAATACTCTAGTCAGACGCTCGGCACGCTTGGGCAGGGTGCCCAACCGACGCCCTAG
- the leuC gene encoding 3-isopropylmalate dehydratase large subunit produces the protein MTRPMTITEKILAAHSGLPEVEPGQLINCKLDIVLANDVTAPISIKEFAKIGVPKVFDPTKIALVPDHYTPNKDIKSAEQAKMVRDFAHAQGITHYYEIGCMGVEHALLPEQGVVGPGDVIIGADSHTCTYGALGAFATGVGSTDAAAGMATGEAWFKVPASIKFNLTGRLAPWVGGKDIILHIIGMIGVDGALYQAMEFTGETIEALGIEDRMTICNMAIEAGGKSGIIAVDDVTRAYIEGRFERPSVEYFSDPDVEYAEVFEIDASAIVPTVAFPHLPSNTRPAADSRDIWVDQVVIGSCTNGRIEDLRIAASVLKGRKVHEGVRLIVIPATQEIYRQAMHEGLFDVFLDANAAVSTPTCGPCLGGHMGILAAGERAFATTNRNFVGRMGDPTSEVYLGSPAIAAATAVAGHIALPDDLG, from the coding sequence ATGACCCGCCCAATGACCATCACCGAGAAGATCCTCGCCGCGCATTCCGGTCTACCTGAGGTTGAGCCTGGGCAGTTGATCAACTGCAAGCTCGACATCGTGCTGGCCAACGACGTGACGGCGCCCATCTCCATCAAGGAGTTCGCCAAGATCGGCGTGCCCAAGGTGTTCGACCCGACCAAGATCGCCCTGGTCCCCGATCACTACACGCCCAACAAGGACATCAAGTCCGCCGAGCAGGCCAAGATGGTGCGCGACTTCGCGCACGCCCAGGGCATCACGCACTACTACGAGATCGGCTGCATGGGCGTCGAGCACGCACTCCTGCCCGAGCAAGGCGTGGTCGGTCCCGGCGACGTGATCATCGGCGCCGACTCGCACACGTGCACCTACGGAGCGCTCGGGGCATTCGCCACAGGGGTCGGCTCCACCGATGCTGCGGCGGGCATGGCTACGGGCGAGGCCTGGTTCAAGGTGCCGGCGAGTATCAAGTTCAACTTGACCGGTAGACTTGCGCCATGGGTGGGCGGCAAGGACATCATCCTGCACATCATCGGCATGATCGGCGTCGATGGAGCGCTCTACCAGGCGATGGAGTTCACCGGCGAGACGATCGAGGCACTCGGCATCGAGGACCGGATGACCATCTGCAACATGGCGATCGAGGCCGGTGGCAAGAGCGGCATCATCGCAGTCGACGACGTCACGCGTGCCTATATAGAGGGACGATTCGAGCGCCCGTCGGTCGAGTACTTCAGTGACCCGGATGTCGAGTACGCCGAGGTGTTCGAGATCGACGCCTCGGCCATCGTTCCCACGGTCGCGTTCCCGCATCTGCCGAGCAACACCCGTCCTGCCGCCGACAGCCGCGACATCTGGGTCGATCAAGTCGTTATCGGGAGCTGTACGAACGGGCGCATCGAAGACTTGCGAATCGCCGCCAGTGTTCTGAAGGGCCGCAAGGTCCATGAGGGCGTTCGGCTGATCGTCATTCCCGCGACGCAGGAGATCTACAGGCAGGCGATGCACGAGGGGCTTTTCGATGTCTTCCTGGATGCCAACGCTGCGGTCTCGACGCCTACGTGCGGTCCGTGCCTGGGTGGGCACATGGGAATCCTGGCCGCCGGGGAGCGCGCGTTCGCGACGACAAACCGCAACTTCGTCGGCCGGATGGGGGACCCCACGAGCGAGGTATACCTCGGGTCGCCCGCAATCGCCGCCGCAACCGCCGTGGCGGGGCACATCGCCCTGCCGGACGACCTGGGTTAG
- a CDS encoding 3-isopropylmalate dehydratase small subunit produces the protein MKFTGTAHRYGRDIDTDVIIPARYLNTSDPAELGKHCMEDLDAEFVDNVRPGDILVADENFGCGSSREHAPISIKAAGVSVIIAKSFARIFYRNAINTGLPIMEAPDAVDGIRNGDKVIVDADTGTITNETTGAVFTAQPFPPFIKDIIETGGLVESIKSKRG, from the coding sequence ATGAAGTTCACTGGAACCGCACACCGCTACGGCCGCGACATCGACACCGACGTGATCATCCCGGCCCGCTATCTGAACACATCCGACCCCGCTGAGCTCGGCAAACACTGCATGGAAGACCTCGACGCCGAGTTCGTGGACAACGTGCGTCCGGGCGACATTCTTGTCGCCGACGAGAACTTCGGCTGCGGATCGAGCCGCGAGCACGCGCCGATCTCGATCAAGGCCGCCGGAGTGTCGGTCATCATAGCGAAGAGTTTCGCGCGCATCTTCTATCGCAACGCGATCAACACCGGTCTGCCCATCATGGAGGCACCGGATGCCGTCGACGGCATCCGGAACGGCGACAAGGTCATCGTGGACGCCGACACCGGAACGATCACCAACGAGACGACGGGTGCGGTGTTCACAGCACAGCCGTTTCCCCCGTTCATCAAGGACATTATCGAGACCGGCGGGCTCGTCGAGTCGATCAAGTCGAAGCGCGGCTGA